The Christiangramia flava JLT2011 region CTGAAGTCATTGTTAAAGATCCTGCCACCGCCTTGTCGTTAAAAAAGGTAACCTCATCATTTTCTTTTTTGAGTCCAAGACTATACAAAAGTGGGATATAATGTTCGGGAGTGGGAATGGCAAGTTTAGCTTCATGACCTAGATTTTCATAGTTGATTAACTTATAAAAGTCACCGGACAGAATATGCTTCTTAAATCTTTGGTTCATCTCCAGCGCCCAGTCGTAGCCGTAACCGGGTTCCTCTATTTTATTCCAGGCAACCATACGGAGATTATGCACCATATTGCCACTGCCGATAATCAATACCCCACGTTTTCTCAACTCAGCCAATTCTTTGGAAAGCTCAAAATGATATCTCGCACTTTTGGTAAGATCAATACTGAGTTGCAATACCGGAATATCGGCTTCAGGATACATATGCCTTACCACCGTCCAGGGGCCATGGTCTAAACCCCAATCATGATCTTCTTCTATATGTGTAGATCTTACCAATTCCTTGGTTTGTCTGGCCAGGCCTGGACTCCCCGGAGCAGGATATTGCACTTCGAAAAGCTCTTTTGGAAAACCTCCAAAATCATGTATTGTCTTAGGAAAATCCATACTGGTAATACGGGTACCATGAGATAGCCAGTGGGCCGAAATTACGAGCACTGCCCTGGGAGTGTGGATCTCTTTTGCCATTTTTGTCCACCGGCTACTAAATTCATTATCCTGTATCCCATTCATCGGGGAACCATGGCCAATGAAAAGCACTGGCATCTGAGAATCCTGTTTTGGAAGGGAAGATGTGAAATTATTAAAGACAGAAAGTGACATAATTTTAATTTATAAAGGGAGGAAGCAGGTAGGGAGATCCAAAACCTCATAAGCTTTCGGACTCTGCTTCCTCATTAAAAAATCTTATTGTTTTTTGAATTCGGTATCAATATCAAGCAAAACATTGTCGCTCAGGACAGCTTCCGGAAAATTGGGACCTAAATTATAATCCGACCTTTTTACATTTCCGGAAATGGCAAAGCCTGCACTCACCTGTCCGTTCTGAGGGTTTTTCACTTGCCCGCGGTACCATACATCCAAGGTCAAAGGTTTTGTTATTCCATGAAAAGTTAGATTTCCAGTAACTTTGTATTTGTCTTCTCCAACTTTTTTTGAAGACGTACTTTTAAAAGTCATTTCCGGATATTTTTCAGCATCGAAGAAATCGGGACTCCTTAAATGATTATCTCGCATTTCTACTCCTGTATTAATGGAAGGTACCTCTATGGCCATTTCATATTGTGCGTCGCTGAAATCATCTTCCGCCGCCCCGATGGTACCGTCAAATTTGTCGAATTTACCTTCAACTTCAGAAATACCCATGTGGATAATACCGAAAGATACCTGAGTATGAGCGGGATCGGCTTTCTAGGTGGTTTGTGCAAGAGTCGTCGCGCTTAAAAAAGCAATTGTAATTAATGATAGTAGATGTTTCATTTTATTAAGTTTTATTTTTTATACGTTATTTTTAATAGGCCGCAGTAAACCGCTGGTTAATATGTGCTGCTTTCTCGGCTTCATCCACGAGAACCACCGCGGTATCCTGCACGGAAAGATCACTTTTCCCCTCCGTGTCGAAAACAGGTTTGTCAAAGCCTTTTCTGTATTTATTTCTGCGCTCTTGAGGTTTTCCCGGCGCCATTTCAATCGCCGGACTAAAGAAGGTCCAGTTTAATTGGTCTTCCCCTTTTAGTAACTCAAGGTATTCACAAGCAGCCTTAGCTCCTGGCTTGATGGCTTCCGGGAAATTAGGATCATCTATCACTCGTGTCCTTTCATTAAGATAAAGACTGCCAGCCCCGCCTACCACAATAAGACGCTTTACCCCCGACTCTTTCACCGCCTGCTGAATGGCCTTTGCGCCTTCAAGGTAGTTCCGGTAAATATTTGGATTATTCCAGCCAGGATTGAAGGCACTTATCACTACATCATTACCTTTCAGGACTTCGACTAACTTCTCCGTTTGCTTAACGTCAATTGCCGAGGTTCTTAAAAGCGCACTATTAGCAGAAATTTTTTTTATGTTTCTTGCTACTGCTGTGACTTGATGCCCCCTGTTCAAAGCTTCTTTCAAGACTTCTGATCCTACAAATCCCGTAGCGCCTATAATTGCAATTTTCATTTGATAATTTTTTTAATTACAGTTTCTATCCCTTGAACAGGAATCACCTTCAAAAATTTTTAATTCAGGTTTTCTTTCTTCCCAAACCTTTTCTAACGTTTCTAAAAAAGCTTCAACAGGCTGAGCTCCGGAAATAGCATATTTATCATCGAAAACAAAGAAAGGAACGCCTCGCACCCCAATATTTTGTGCTTCCATTTCATCCTGCTTCACTTCGTAAGCGAAAGCATCAGATTTCAATTTTTCTCGGACTTCTTCGCCCTTCATCCCAATAGATTCACTGATCAACGCGAGAACTTCGATATCATCAATATTCCTTGCTTCTTCAAAATGAGCTCTAAATAGTGCTTCTTCGATTTCATTGCCCAACCCTTTTGTCTTTGCCAGTTGAATGAGTTGGTGCGCCCTAAATGAATTTGCGAGAATTCCCTTTTCTATATTCAGATTTATTCCTACTTCCTCAGCCATACTAATGGCTCCATGGAACATTTGCCTTGCCTGGGCTTTGGTTACCCCTTTTATCTTAACAAAATAATCCAAAGTGCTGGTATTAGGATCTGTGTGTAAGGAAGGATCAAGCTGAAAACTTTTCCAGACGATCTCCACCTGATCTCGTTGGGGAAATTTTTCGAGTGCTGCCTCCAATTTTTTCTTTCCTATATAGCAGAAAGGACATCTAATATCTGACCAAATTTTTATTTCCATATCTATTTAATTTACTGTGTAACCCGATACTTCAAAAAGTTGACGAATTTCTTGTTTCGCTACAACTTCTTTACTGCTAAGGGATACTTCCTTTAAA contains the following coding sequences:
- the ygiD gene encoding 4,5-DOPA dioxygenase extradiol, with the protein product MSLSVFNNFTSSLPKQDSQMPVLFIGHGSPMNGIQDNEFSSRWTKMAKEIHTPRAVLVISAHWLSHGTRITSMDFPKTIHDFGGFPKELFEVQYPAPGSPGLARQTKELVRSTHIEEDHDWGLDHGPWTVVRHMYPEADIPVLQLSIDLTKSARYHFELSKELAELRKRGVLIIGSGNMVHNLRMVAWNKIEEPGYGYDWALEMNQRFKKHILSGDFYKLINYENLGHEAKLAIPTPEHYIPLLYSLGLKKENDEVTFFNDKAVAGSLTMTSVKIG
- a CDS encoding NAD(P)-dependent oxidoreductase codes for the protein MKIAIIGATGFVGSEVLKEALNRGHQVTAVARNIKKISANSALLRTSAIDVKQTEKLVEVLKGNDVVISAFNPGWNNPNIYRNYLEGAKAIQQAVKESGVKRLIVVGGAGSLYLNERTRVIDDPNFPEAIKPGAKAACEYLELLKGEDQLNWTFFSPAIEMAPGKPQERRNKYRKGFDKPVFDTEGKSDLSVQDTAVVLVDEAEKAAHINQRFTAAY
- a CDS encoding DsbA family oxidoreductase, translating into MEIKIWSDIRCPFCYIGKKKLEAALEKFPQRDQVEIVWKSFQLDPSLHTDPNTSTLDYFVKIKGVTKAQARQMFHGAISMAEEVGINLNIEKGILANSFRAHQLIQLAKTKGLGNEIEEALFRAHFEEARNIDDIEVLALISESIGMKGEEVREKLKSDAFAYEVKQDEMEAQNIGVRGVPFFVFDDKYAISGAQPVEAFLETLEKVWEERKPELKIFEGDSCSRDRNCN